A window of the Streptomyces sp. NBC_00454 genome harbors these coding sequences:
- a CDS encoding MDR family MFS transporter — protein MSVAGLKRAARESVSGLPREFWWLWTSTLVNRLGAFVATFMTLYLTLERGYSASFVGLVVALHGLGGVVSSLVAGVLTDRLGRRPTLMAAQVSTAFSVALLGFMEHPAAIAAVALLVGVTSNASRPAVQAMMADIVRPEDQVRAFALNYWAINLGFAVSATVAGFVAEYSYLAGFLGEAAMTLACAVLVYVKLPESRPVRTEAEKAAAEPEVGLGTVLRDGRFMGVVGLSFLISLIFMQGSFGLPLAMGEAGFSTADYGLVISVNGLLIVLLQIPVARFVEHRDPQKLLVISALLAGYGFGLTAFGGSVWSLALTVCVWTVAEIINSPTQMALVARLSPLHGRGRYQGMYTLSWAGASLVAPLMAGFALQHFGAAWLWGSTAVLGTVAAAGYWLLMRGLTEEDAEVAAAPASEQPASENPAAAPTAA, from the coding sequence ATGTCCGTTGCCGGTTTGAAACGGGCCGCTCGCGAGAGCGTGTCCGGTCTGCCGCGCGAGTTCTGGTGGCTGTGGACGAGCACGCTGGTCAACCGGCTCGGGGCCTTCGTCGCCACATTCATGACTTTGTACCTGACCCTGGAACGGGGCTATTCGGCCTCGTTCGTGGGACTTGTGGTGGCGCTCCACGGCCTCGGCGGTGTGGTGTCCTCGCTCGTCGCGGGCGTGTTGACGGACCGGCTCGGCCGGCGGCCCACGCTGATGGCGGCGCAGGTCTCGACCGCGTTCTCGGTGGCGCTGCTCGGGTTCATGGAACACCCGGCGGCGATCGCGGCGGTGGCGCTGCTGGTCGGCGTCACCTCGAACGCCTCGCGCCCGGCGGTGCAGGCGATGATGGCGGACATCGTCCGCCCCGAGGACCAGGTACGGGCCTTCGCGCTGAACTACTGGGCCATCAACCTCGGGTTCGCCGTCAGTGCGACGGTGGCGGGCTTCGTCGCCGAGTACAGCTACCTGGCCGGGTTCCTCGGCGAGGCCGCCATGACCCTGGCGTGCGCGGTGCTCGTGTACGTCAAGCTGCCCGAGTCGCGGCCGGTGAGGACCGAGGCGGAGAAGGCCGCTGCCGAGCCGGAGGTCGGGCTCGGTACGGTGCTGCGCGACGGCCGCTTCATGGGTGTGGTCGGGCTGTCGTTCCTGATCTCACTGATCTTCATGCAGGGGTCGTTCGGGCTGCCGCTCGCGATGGGCGAGGCCGGTTTCTCCACCGCCGACTACGGCCTGGTCATCTCCGTCAACGGCCTGCTGATCGTGCTGCTGCAGATCCCCGTCGCCCGTTTCGTCGAGCACCGCGATCCGCAGAAGCTGCTGGTGATCTCGGCGTTGCTGGCCGGGTACGGGTTCGGGCTGACGGCCTTCGGCGGTTCGGTGTGGAGCCTGGCGCTGACCGTCTGCGTGTGGACGGTGGCCGAGATCATCAACTCGCCGACCCAGATGGCCCTGGTCGCGCGGCTCTCCCCGCTGCACGGGCGCGGCCGCTACCAGGGCATGTACACGCTGTCCTGGGCGGGGGCCTCGCTGGTCGCCCCGCTGATGGCGGGCTTCGCGCTCCAGCACTTCGGCGCGGCCTGGCTCTGGGGCTCGACGGCGGTGCTGGGCACGGTGGCGGCGGCGGGCTACTGGCTGCTGATGCGGGGACTCACCGAGGAGGACGCCGAGGTTGCGGCGGCTCCGGCCTCTGAGCAGCCGGCCTCTGAGAATCCGGCCGCCGCGCCTACGGCCGCGTGA
- a CDS encoding YbjN domain-containing protein yields the protein MADAETDPAAIVEAALTGAELSWESPSPGSYVVQLPGTRKLSTTCSLKVGKHSLSVNAFVIRHPDENEAGVHRWLLERNLKLYGLSYAVDALGDVYLTARLPLSVITPDDLDRLLGTVLEAADGAFNTLLELGFASAIRREYEWRVSRGEPTYNLDAFKHLTRP from the coding sequence ATGGCTGACGCTGAAACCGACCCCGCCGCGATCGTCGAGGCGGCCCTGACCGGCGCGGAACTGAGCTGGGAGAGCCCCTCACCCGGCTCCTACGTCGTCCAGCTCCCCGGCACCCGCAAGCTGAGCACCACCTGCTCGCTCAAGGTCGGCAAGCACTCCCTGTCGGTCAACGCCTTCGTCATCCGTCACCCGGACGAGAACGAGGCGGGCGTCCACCGCTGGCTGCTGGAGCGCAACCTCAAGCTGTACGGCCTGTCCTACGCGGTCGACGCGCTCGGCGACGTCTACCTGACGGCCCGCCTCCCCCTGTCCGTGATCACCCCGGACGATCTGGACCGGCTGCTCGGCACGGTCCTGGAGGCGGCGGACGGCGCCTTCAACACGCTGCTGGAGCTGGGCTTCGCCAGTGCCATCCGGCGGGAGTACGAATGGCGGGTCTCGCGGGGCGAACCGACCTACAACCTGGACGCCTTCAAACACCTCACGCGGCCGTAG
- the mshA gene encoding D-inositol-3-phosphate glycosyltransferase, which yields MSQYVSRLGGSIGGRLAAAAGRSATRHDPPRLRLPAAVGGHRKPRRVAMLSVHTSPLHQPGTGDAGGMNVYIVELAKRLAAINIEVEIFTRATTGGLPPVVELAPGVLVRHVDAGPYEGLAKEELPAQLCAFTHGVMQAWAGHRPGYYDLVHSHYWLSGHVGWLAAERWGVPLVHAMHTMAKVKNAALAEGDTPEPAARVIGETQIVAAADRLIANTAEEADELVRYYEADPGKVAVVHPGVNLDRFTVADGRAAARARLGLPQDAVIPLFAGRIQPLKAPDILLRAVAELVDRDPALRSRLFVPVVGGPSGSGLAKPEGLQKLAAKLGITDLVHFHPPVAQDALADWFRAASVLVMPSYSESFGLVAIEAQATGTPVLAAAVGGLPVAVNDGVTGILVPGHDPVDYARELRRFVQEPGLSDRMGAAAARHAQFFGWDTAASGTADVYTAAMHDHRRHVRSHHG from the coding sequence TTGAGTCAGTACGTGTCCCGCCTCGGCGGCAGCATCGGCGGCCGGCTCGCCGCGGCCGCGGGCCGCTCCGCCACCCGCCACGACCCGCCGCGCCTGCGCCTGCCCGCCGCCGTCGGCGGCCACCGCAAGCCGCGCCGCGTAGCCATGCTCAGCGTGCACACCTCACCGCTGCACCAGCCCGGCACGGGCGACGCCGGCGGTATGAACGTGTACATCGTCGAGCTCGCCAAGCGCCTCGCCGCGATCAACATCGAGGTCGAGATCTTCACCCGGGCCACCACCGGCGGTCTGCCGCCCGTGGTCGAGCTCGCGCCCGGAGTCCTCGTACGGCACGTGGACGCGGGCCCGTACGAGGGCCTCGCCAAGGAGGAGCTGCCGGCCCAGCTCTGCGCCTTCACGCACGGCGTGATGCAGGCCTGGGCGGGCCACCGCCCCGGCTACTACGACCTCGTCCACTCCCACTACTGGCTCTCCGGCCACGTCGGCTGGCTCGCCGCCGAACGCTGGGGCGTGCCGCTCGTGCACGCCATGCACACCATGGCCAAGGTCAAGAACGCCGCGCTCGCCGAGGGCGACACCCCCGAGCCCGCCGCCCGCGTCATCGGCGAGACGCAGATCGTGGCCGCCGCCGACCGCCTCATCGCGAACACCGCGGAGGAGGCCGACGAGCTCGTCCGGTACTACGAGGCCGACCCCGGCAAGGTCGCCGTCGTCCACCCCGGCGTGAACCTCGACCGTTTCACCGTCGCCGACGGTCGCGCCGCCGCCCGCGCCCGCCTCGGGCTGCCGCAGGACGCCGTCATCCCGCTCTTCGCAGGCCGCATCCAGCCGCTCAAGGCCCCCGACATCCTGCTGCGCGCCGTGGCCGAGCTGGTGGACCGGGATCCGGCCCTGCGCAGCCGCCTCTTCGTGCCGGTCGTCGGCGGGCCCAGCGGCAGCGGGCTCGCGAAGCCGGAGGGGCTGCAGAAGCTCGCCGCGAAGCTCGGCATCACCGACCTCGTGCACTTCCACCCGCCGGTGGCGCAGGACGCGCTCGCGGACTGGTTCCGGGCGGCGTCCGTGCTGGTCATGCCCTCCTACAGCGAGTCCTTCGGGCTCGTCGCCATAGAGGCCCAGGCCACCGGCACCCCCGTACTGGCGGCCGCCGTCGGCGGGCTGCCGGTCGCCGTCAACGACGGGGTGACGGGCATCCTCGTACCCGGGCACGATCCGGTGGACTACGCCCGCGAGCTACGGCGCTTCGTGCAGGAGCCCGGCCTCTCGGACCGGATGGGCGCGGCGGCGGCGCGGCACGCGCAGTTCTTCGGCTGGGACACCGCCGCGAGCGGCACCGCGGACGTCTACACCGCGGCCATGCACGATCACCGCCGTCACGTACGCTCCCACCATGGCTGA
- a CDS encoding class I SAM-dependent methyltransferase, producing the protein MASRSTPPASPPPRRPVGTVTRGTTNPNRLRRMDRWIAATHGAVLRRADAPVAVDLGYGAAPWTAVELLARLREAAPRVRVVGIEIEPARVAGAKPYEREGLSFRHGGFEVPLEGGVRPTLIRAANVLRQYDEQQVAEVWERLCSRLAPDGLLVEGTCDEIGRRHVWVALGPEGARTVTFATRLGSLERPSDLAERLPKALIHRNVPGEPVHAFLRDFDRAWAAAAPYASYGARQRWIRTARALSGDWPLADGPVRWRQGELTVRWEALRPVG; encoded by the coding sequence ATGGCCTCCCGCTCCACCCCGCCCGCTTCCCCTCCCCCGCGCCGTCCCGTCGGCACGGTGACGCGCGGCACGACGAACCCCAACCGCCTGCGCCGCATGGACCGCTGGATCGCGGCCACGCACGGGGCGGTACTGCGGCGCGCGGACGCCCCCGTGGCGGTGGACCTCGGCTACGGGGCCGCGCCCTGGACCGCGGTGGAACTGCTGGCGCGGCTGCGGGAGGCGGCTCCGCGGGTGCGGGTGGTCGGCATCGAGATCGAACCGGCGCGGGTCGCGGGCGCGAAGCCGTACGAGCGGGAGGGCTTGAGCTTCCGGCACGGCGGCTTCGAGGTGCCCCTGGAGGGCGGGGTCCGGCCGACGCTGATCCGCGCGGCGAACGTGCTGCGCCAGTACGACGAGCAGCAGGTCGCGGAGGTCTGGGAGCGACTGTGTTCCCGGCTGGCCCCCGACGGGCTGCTGGTCGAGGGGACCTGCGACGAGATCGGGCGGCGCCACGTATGGGTCGCACTGGGGCCCGAGGGGGCGCGCACGGTGACCTTCGCGACCCGGCTCGGCTCCCTGGAGCGCCCCTCGGACCTGGCGGAACGGCTCCCGAAGGCGCTGATCCACCGGAACGTTCCGGGCGAGCCGGTGCACGCGTTCCTGCGCGACTTCGACCGGGCGTGGGCGGCGGCCGCGCCCTACGCCTCGTACGGGGCGCGGCAGCGCTGGATCCGGACGGCGCGGGCGCTGTCCGGGGACTGGCCGCTCGCGGACGGCCCGGTTCGGTGGCGTCAGGGGGAACTCACGGTGCGGTGGGAAGCGTTGAGGCCGGTGGGATGA
- a CDS encoding NlpC/P60 family protein, whose product MRKQRRGSIALTLLCAMALLTAPGLAAGTAFAAPEPQAGKSLEQVRKEIEDLYRAAGTATDAYNLAESETKTQSAKIVEIAKLVVAGNDRIETLKSRAGAAARAQYRSGGLPPSAQLALSNNPVQFLDGADRLRQGEKATSDLLSELNRTQSDLRQYAKDASAHWETLEANRVKQEASKKEIEQKIKAAEELESKLEAEQKAKLLQLEMEAQYKAQTAWLSSGALKDATGAATSEAGKKAVAFAVAQMGKPYVWGAVGPESYDCSGLTSQAWLAAGKAIPRTSQEQLRLPKVAIKDMRPGDLIIYFDDATHVGMYVGDGAIIHAPRPGRNVTMTGAGSMPIKAVVRPDA is encoded by the coding sequence ATGAGGAAGCAGCGGCGGGGTTCGATCGCCCTCACTCTGCTGTGCGCGATGGCACTGCTGACCGCGCCCGGCCTCGCGGCCGGCACGGCGTTCGCGGCGCCCGAGCCGCAGGCGGGCAAGTCCCTGGAGCAGGTCCGCAAGGAAATAGAGGACCTCTACCGCGCGGCCGGCACCGCCACCGACGCCTACAACCTCGCGGAGAGCGAGACCAAAACCCAGTCCGCGAAGATCGTCGAGATCGCGAAGCTGGTCGTCGCCGGCAACGACCGCATCGAGACCCTCAAGAGCCGCGCGGGCGCGGCCGCCCGCGCCCAGTACCGCTCGGGCGGGCTGCCGCCGAGCGCCCAACTGGCCCTGAGCAACAACCCGGTGCAGTTCCTGGACGGGGCGGACCGGCTGCGCCAGGGCGAGAAGGCCACCTCGGACCTGCTCTCCGAACTGAACCGGACCCAGAGCGACTTGCGGCAGTACGCGAAGGACGCGAGCGCGCACTGGGAGACGCTGGAGGCCAACCGGGTCAAGCAGGAGGCCTCCAAGAAGGAGATCGAGCAGAAGATCAAGGCCGCGGAGGAGCTGGAGAGCAAGCTGGAGGCCGAACAGAAGGCCAAGCTGCTCCAGCTGGAGATGGAAGCCCAGTACAAGGCGCAGACGGCGTGGCTGTCCTCGGGCGCGCTGAAGGACGCCACGGGCGCGGCCACCTCGGAGGCCGGCAAGAAGGCCGTGGCCTTCGCGGTCGCGCAGATGGGCAAGCCGTACGTGTGGGGCGCGGTGGGCCCCGAGTCGTACGACTGCTCCGGCCTGACCTCGCAGGCATGGCTGGCGGCGGGCAAGGCGATCCCGCGCACCTCGCAGGAACAGCTGCGGCTGCCGAAGGTGGCGATCAAGGACATGCGCCCCGGTGACCTGATCATCTACTTCGACGACGCGACCCATGTCGGCATGTACGTCGGCGACGGCGCGATCATCCACGCCCCCCGCCCCGGCCGCAACGTCACCATGACGGGCGCGGGCTCCATGCCCATCAAGGCCGTGGTCCGCCCGGACGCGTAG
- a CDS encoding PP2C family protein-serine/threonine phosphatase, which yields MPAPVPTPAPVPRQRDTSPAEGGPGTGSLYGQASLTLLVIEDDPAGGLTVPEILDVDGHRIRLRSARNLTEATRLLTPDVNCVLLDLALPHSASGSGSTSGSTSGSAPVDPLAALRQVLRIAPRHAVLVLTSEEDAERAAEAVRVGAQDFLFRDELDGRLLSRAIRYAVERKRADIAQYKLAESKLRAQENARLERGLLPHPLLEGSDLRFAARYRPGRSRALLGGDFYDTVRTPDGTVHAMIGDVCGHGPDEAALGVELRIAWRALTLAGLCGDDLLATLQEVLEVERPNEEIFATLCTVDIAPDGRRAGLCLAGHPAPLISRPGRPARLLPYDDSGPALGLLPRARWPRRQVELGGSWSLMLYTDGLIEGRIGKGKERLGQDGMVEMINRHLDSGLSGEGLLEASVTEARRLNGGELTDDVAVVLLSRSEA from the coding sequence ATGCCCGCACCCGTACCCACGCCCGCACCCGTACCGCGGCAGAGGGACACCTCACCCGCCGAAGGCGGCCCCGGCACCGGCAGCCTCTACGGCCAGGCCTCCCTCACCCTGCTGGTGATCGAGGACGACCCCGCCGGCGGCCTCACCGTCCCCGAGATCCTCGACGTGGACGGCCACCGCATCCGGCTGCGCAGCGCCCGCAACCTCACCGAGGCCACCCGCCTGCTCACCCCGGACGTGAACTGCGTCCTCCTCGACCTCGCCCTCCCCCACAGCGCCTCCGGCTCGGGCTCCACCAGCGGCTCCACCAGCGGCTCCGCCCCCGTCGACCCCCTCGCCGCCCTCCGCCAGGTGCTCCGCATCGCGCCCCGGCACGCCGTCCTGGTCCTCACCTCCGAGGAGGACGCGGAGCGCGCCGCGGAGGCCGTACGCGTAGGGGCCCAGGACTTCCTCTTCCGCGACGAGCTCGACGGCCGGCTCCTCAGCCGCGCCATCCGCTACGCGGTGGAGCGCAAACGGGCCGACATCGCCCAGTACAAGCTTGCAGAATCGAAACTGCGGGCCCAGGAGAACGCCCGCCTGGAGCGCGGGCTGCTCCCGCACCCGCTCCTGGAGGGCTCCGACCTCCGCTTCGCCGCCCGCTACCGCCCCGGCCGCAGCCGCGCACTGCTCGGCGGGGACTTCTACGACACCGTCCGCACCCCCGACGGCACCGTCCACGCGATGATCGGCGACGTCTGCGGCCACGGCCCGGACGAGGCCGCCCTCGGCGTCGAGCTGCGCATCGCCTGGCGCGCGCTGACCCTGGCCGGACTGTGCGGCGACGACCTGCTGGCCACCCTCCAGGAGGTGCTCGAAGTCGAGCGGCCCAACGAGGAGATCTTCGCGACCCTGTGCACGGTGGACATCGCCCCGGACGGCCGCCGCGCGGGCCTGTGCCTGGCCGGCCATCCGGCGCCCCTGATATCCCGGCCGGGCCGCCCCGCGCGACTGCTCCCGTACGACGACAGCGGCCCGGCGCTCGGTCTGCTGCCCCGGGCCCGCTGGCCCCGCCGCCAGGTCGAACTGGGCGGCTCGTGGAGCCTGATGCTCTACACCGACGGGCTGATCGAGGGCCGGATCGGCAAGGGCAAGGAACGCCTCGGGCAGGACGGCATGGTCGAGATGATCAACCGCCACCTGGACTCCGGGCTCAGCGGCGAAGGCCTGCTGGAGGCCTCGGTCACCGAGGCCCGCCGCCTCAACGGCGGGGAACTGACGGACGACGTGGCCGTCGTCCTGCTCTCACGCAGCGAAGCCTGA
- a CDS encoding DUF2516 family protein, with the protein MLMNGFDNGVLPLLGFAMLGLAVVAFVFALMAREDAYRAADKQTKTFWLVILGITVLVDFFLGMLFLEIAGLVASIVFFVDVRPALKQVSGGGRRSGGSSSDGPYGPYNGGR; encoded by the coding sequence ATGTTGATGAACGGTTTCGATAACGGAGTGCTCCCGTTGCTCGGGTTCGCCATGCTCGGGCTCGCCGTCGTGGCCTTCGTGTTCGCGCTGATGGCGCGCGAGGACGCGTACCGGGCGGCCGACAAGCAGACCAAGACCTTCTGGCTGGTCATCCTCGGGATCACCGTCCTCGTGGACTTCTTCCTCGGCATGCTCTTCCTGGAGATCGCCGGCCTCGTCGCCAGCATCGTGTTCTTCGTCGACGTGCGCCCCGCCCTCAAGCAGGTGTCGGGCGGCGGGCGGCGCAGCGGTGGCAGCAGCAGCGACGGGCCGTACGGGCCCTACAACGGCGGCCGGTGA
- a CDS encoding helix-turn-helix domain-containing protein — translation MASLNVGNLGEYLREQRRQAQLSLRQLADAAGVSNPYLSQIERGLRKPSADILQQLAKALRISAETLYVQAGILDERDRDEVETRAAILADPSISEQQKNVLLQVYESFRKENAAAAEAAAGDAAAAGADADSHTETHHTN, via the coding sequence ATGGCATCGCTCAACGTCGGAAACCTCGGCGAATACCTGCGTGAGCAACGGCGGCAGGCGCAGCTTTCGCTGCGGCAGCTGGCCGATGCGGCGGGGGTGTCGAATCCGTACCTCAGTCAGATCGAGCGCGGGCTGCGCAAGCCGAGCGCGGACATCCTGCAGCAGCTCGCCAAGGCGCTGCGGATCTCCGCGGAGACGCTGTACGTGCAGGCCGGGATCCTGGACGAGCGGGACCGCGACGAGGTGGAGACGAGGGCCGCGATCCTCGCCGATCCGTCGATCAGCGAGCAGCAGAAGAACGTGCTGCTCCAGGTCTACGAGTCCTTCCGCAAGGAGAACGCCGCCGCGGCGGAGGCCGCTGCCGGCGACGCGGCCGCAGCGGGCGCCGATGCCGATTCGCATACAGAGACGCACCATACGAACTGA
- a CDS encoding putative protein N(5)-glutamine methyltransferase, giving the protein MDEMATLVELLRAAGCVFAEEEAELLTAAAEDEAQLAVLVARRVAGEPLEHVVGWAEFCGLRMEVGEGAFVPRRRSEFLAQEAVALARPGAVVVDLCCGVGALGAAVAAQVPGAELHAADIDPAALAYARRNVAPYGGQVWEGDLYSPLPALLRGRVDILVVNAPYVPTSEIGLLPAEAREHEPPVSLDGGTDGLDIHRRVAAGALPWLAPGGRLLIETSTRQSPVTASALSAQGLAVRAVTSEEYYATVVIATA; this is encoded by the coding sequence ATGGACGAGATGGCAACACTGGTGGAACTCCTGCGCGCGGCCGGCTGCGTCTTCGCGGAGGAGGAGGCGGAGCTGCTGACGGCGGCCGCCGAGGACGAGGCACAGCTGGCCGTGCTGGTGGCCCGGCGGGTGGCGGGGGAGCCGCTGGAACACGTCGTCGGCTGGGCGGAGTTCTGCGGTCTGCGCATGGAGGTCGGCGAGGGTGCCTTCGTACCGCGCAGGCGCAGCGAGTTCCTGGCCCAGGAGGCGGTGGCGCTGGCCCGCCCGGGCGCGGTGGTCGTGGACCTGTGCTGCGGGGTCGGCGCGCTGGGCGCGGCGGTGGCCGCGCAGGTGCCGGGCGCCGAACTGCACGCGGCGGACATCGACCCGGCCGCGCTGGCGTACGCCCGCCGCAACGTGGCCCCGTACGGCGGGCAGGTCTGGGAGGGCGACTTGTACTCCCCGCTTCCCGCCTTGCTGCGGGGCCGGGTGGACATCCTGGTGGTCAACGCCCCCTACGTGCCGACCTCCGAAATCGGCCTGCTCCCGGCGGAGGCCCGCGAGCACGAACCGCCGGTCTCCCTCGACGGCGGCACGGACGGCCTGGACATCCACCGCCGGGTGGCGGCGGGCGCCCTGCCCTGGCTCGCCCCGGGCGGCCGGCTCCTGATCGAGACGAGCACCCGCCAGTCCCCGGTCACGGCGTCGGCCCTGTCGGCGCAGGGCCTGGCGGTACGGGCGGTGACCTCGGAGGAGTATTACGCGACGGTGGTCATCGCGACGGCGTAG
- a CDS encoding GNAT family N-acetyltransferase, producing MSADVRPITESEVSDWLGALNTGFLRPGRPTAEDVAQCVANEAPGLARHLGAFDPRTGRCVATFRSFSQELTVPGGAFVPVSAVSNVTVLPTHRRQGLLTRMMAVELAEAKARGDVLAMLIAAEYPIYGRYGYGPATSVSEWEIDVPRTGIDIRRPVPLAGGRVDLVEPAEVREVGPALHERLRAATPGAIRRDERWWRLTTGAEEWSHRPYKEKFQAVYRTAEGEVAGLVTYATDENWTDAKVPLYTVQVRDFLAATPEAERALWHFLCSIDWVLKVRTGFRAPDDLVARLLPDVRAARVMTAADWLWVRLLDVERALRARTYAVPGILVLEVTDRAGLADGRYRLDAGAGDCVRTDEPADLRLDVSTLGALYLGEESAVRLAALGEITELAESAGALALADAVFRTPRRPWCPDVF from the coding sequence ATGAGTGCTGACGTCCGGCCCATCACCGAATCCGAAGTCTCCGACTGGCTGGGGGCGCTGAACACCGGGTTCCTGCGCCCCGGCCGCCCGACTGCCGAAGACGTGGCGCAGTGCGTCGCGAACGAGGCCCCGGGCCTGGCCCGACATCTGGGAGCCTTCGACCCCCGAACCGGCCGGTGCGTGGCCACCTTCCGGTCCTTCTCGCAGGAACTGACGGTGCCGGGCGGGGCGTTCGTCCCGGTGAGCGCCGTCTCGAACGTCACCGTGCTGCCCACGCACCGCCGCCAGGGGCTGCTGACCCGGATGATGGCCGTCGAACTGGCCGAGGCCAAGGCGCGCGGCGACGTCCTGGCGATGCTGATCGCCGCCGAGTACCCGATCTACGGGCGGTACGGGTACGGGCCCGCGACCTCCGTCTCGGAATGGGAGATCGACGTACCGCGCACCGGAATCGACATCCGCCGGCCGGTGCCGCTCGCGGGCGGGCGGGTCGACCTGGTGGAGCCGGCCGAGGTGCGGGAGGTGGGCCCGGCGCTCCACGAGCGGCTGCGCGCGGCCACGCCCGGGGCGATCCGCCGCGACGAGCGCTGGTGGCGGCTGACCACCGGGGCCGAGGAGTGGTCGCATCGCCCGTACAAGGAGAAGTTCCAGGCGGTGTACCGGACGGCGGAGGGCGAGGTGGCCGGACTGGTCACCTACGCCACGGACGAGAACTGGACGGACGCCAAGGTCCCGCTGTACACCGTGCAGGTCAGGGACTTCCTCGCCGCCACCCCGGAAGCCGAGCGGGCGCTGTGGCACTTCCTGTGCTCCATCGACTGGGTGCTCAAGGTCCGCACCGGCTTCCGCGCCCCCGACGACCTCGTCGCCCGGCTGCTGCCCGACGTGCGCGCCGCCCGGGTCATGACGGCAGCGGACTGGCTGTGGGTGCGGCTGCTGGACGTCGAACGGGCCCTGCGCGCGAGGACGTACGCCGTGCCGGGGATCCTCGTACTGGAGGTCACCGACCGGGCGGGACTGGCGGACGGCCGCTACCGGCTGGACGCGGGCGCGGGGGACTGCGTACGGACGGACGAGCCGGCCGATCTGCGCCTCGACGTGAGCACGCTGGGGGCGCTGTACCTCGGCGAGGAGTCGGCCGTGCGGCTGGCGGCGCTCGGCGAGATCACCGAGCTCGCGGAGTCCGCCGGGGCACTGGCGCTGGCGGACGCGGTGTTCCGCACGCCGCGCCGTCCGTGGTGCCCGGACGTCTTCTGA
- a CDS encoding AmfC protein produces MNISGTSAPAPAAPAVPAASAASADTADMPVLRPPAQRTGTGSGPGEVAAATPNTALGLPELRALRRDAQRDEADLSYVRRLLQGRIDILRAELARRTDPEAPVVDRLSEILADAPSSRSASARHVTLGTPHSEEYRLLAAEMLSNIELSDLGARTDEELHEGLARLVRYEQQVSRRRQQLQRTVDDCSTEITRRYRDGEAQVDDLLA; encoded by the coding sequence ATGAACATCTCTGGTACCTCCGCACCTGCACCCGCTGCACCCGCTGTGCCTGCCGCATCCGCCGCGTCCGCGGATACCGCGGACATGCCCGTGCTGCGCCCGCCCGCGCAGCGCACGGGCACCGGATCCGGCCCCGGAGAGGTGGCCGCGGCCACGCCGAACACCGCGCTGGGCCTGCCGGAGCTGCGCGCGCTGCGCCGCGACGCGCAGCGCGACGAGGCCGACCTGAGCTACGTACGGCGCCTGCTCCAGGGCCGCATCGACATCCTGCGCGCCGAGCTCGCGCGTCGTACGGATCCCGAGGCGCCGGTGGTGGACCGGCTGTCGGAGATCCTCGCGGACGCCCCGTCCAGCCGCAGCGCCTCCGCCCGGCACGTCACGCTGGGCACCCCGCACAGCGAGGAGTACCGGCTGCTGGCCGCCGAGATGCTGTCCAACATCGAGCTGTCGGACCTCGGCGCCCGCACCGACGAGGAGCTCCACGAGGGCCTGGCCCGGCTGGTGCGCTACGAGCAGCAGGTCTCGCGGCGCCGCCAGCAGCTCCAGCGCACGGTGGACGACTGCAGCACGGAGATCACCCGGCGCTACCGGGACGGCGAGGCACAGGTGGACGACCTGCTCGCCTGA
- the dtd gene encoding D-aminoacyl-tRNA deacylase: MRAVVQRVDGASVVVAGETVGEIVGEGLCVLVGVTHDDTPEKAALLARKLWSVRILEAEKSCSDVNAPLLVISQFTLYGDARKGRRPTWNAAAPGPVAEPLVDEVVAQLRALGATVETGRFGADMRVSLTNHGPFTIVIDI; this comes from the coding sequence ATGCGAGCAGTGGTGCAGAGGGTGGACGGCGCGAGCGTCGTGGTGGCCGGCGAGACCGTCGGGGAGATCGTCGGAGAGGGGCTGTGCGTCCTGGTGGGGGTGACCCACGACGACACCCCGGAGAAGGCGGCGCTGCTGGCGCGCAAGCTGTGGTCGGTGCGGATCCTGGAGGCCGAGAAGTCCTGCAGTGACGTGAACGCGCCGCTGCTGGTGATCTCCCAGTTCACCCTCTACGGAGACGCCCGCAAGGGCCGCCGCCCCACCTGGAACGCGGCCGCGCCCGGCCCGGTCGCCGAGCCGCTCGTGGACGAGGTCGTGGCGCAGCTGCGGGCGCTGGGCGCGACGGTGGAGACGGGCCGGTTCGGTGCGGACATGCGCGTCTCGCTGACCAACCACGGCCCGTTCACCATCGTCATCGACATCTAG